One Elusimicrobiaceae bacterium genomic window carries:
- a CDS encoding pilin, with translation MSRKAFTLIELLIVVLIIGVLSAIAIPMYQGAVDKSHWSTMLPGAKAIKDAEEAFKMSNDGYTSEMGNLDVTMENSDLTFNLITPNNTSDPNVIRVTNSKLANVRLASYLNDNPKFAGQLHCEAVTGDERANRLCGGLLQGQELTSADGYTGYLLDQSIDKATCDNASRSWSTSKTKCYKDTATRCTDLGMGVIASMDDQCGYENGVSGQVVGAEGICIATGGNSCNGVIVKDGGKCQGQGAEWACRGAHIQEGGVCIGCRNPIIEEGGVLYHSNGGARIQQGGACVATKDTTTGDPCRDSAVNGGAVICNTAQKNYCGYGATFDNGGICVANGLGNACWGATLTNNSICYANVANSTCDTSQYAHVSYDETSCCCGDYCGASRQCSSARCAEAIAPYQKYLDE, from the coding sequence ATGTCAAGGAAAGCCTTTACTTTAATTGAATTACTAATCGTAGTTCTGATTATCGGAGTGTTAAGTGCTATTGCTATCCCGATGTATCAAGGAGCAGTAGATAAAAGTCATTGGAGTACCATGCTCCCCGGAGCCAAAGCGATAAAAGACGCGGAAGAAGCATTTAAGATGTCCAATGACGGATATACCAGTGAAATGGGAAATCTTGATGTGACTATGGAAAATAGTGATTTAACATTTAATTTAATCACCCCCAATAACACCTCTGACCCTAATGTAATCAGAGTAACGAATAGCAAACTAGCCAATGTCAGACTAGCCAGTTACTTAAATGACAATCCAAAATTTGCCGGACAACTACATTGTGAAGCAGTCACCGGAGACGAAAGAGCAAACCGACTTTGCGGTGGTTTGTTACAAGGACAAGAATTAACTTCGGCTGATGGTTATACGGGTTATTTGTTAGACCAATCTATTGATAAAGCCACCTGTGATAATGCCAGTCGCTCTTGGAGCACAAGTAAAACAAAATGTTATAAAGATACTGCCACTCGTTGTACAGATTTAGGTATGGGTGTAATTGCCAGTATGGATGATCAGTGCGGATATGAAAATGGCGTTAGTGGACAGGTAGTTGGTGCAGAAGGAATTTGTATAGCTACGGGTGGCAATTCTTGTAACGGCGTTATTGTAAAAGATGGTGGAAAATGCCAAGGACAAGGAGCCGAGTGGGCGTGTCGGGGAGCACACATACAAGAGGGAGGTGTTTGCATTGGATGCAGAAATCCTATTATAGAAGAAGGCGGGGTGCTCTATCATTCCAATGGTGGGGCACGCATTCAACAAGGTGGCGCGTGTGTGGCGACCAAGGACACGACTACTGGTGATCCCTGTAGAGATTCTGCGGTAAACGGAGGAGCCGTCATTTGTAATACGGCTCAAAAAAACTATTGCGGTTATGGTGCAACTTTTGATAATGGCGGAATTTGTGTAGCCAATGGACTTGGCAATGCTTGTTGGGGTGCAACACTTACAAATAATAGTATTTGTTATGCAAATGTAGCGAATAGTACATGTGACACGTCTCAGTACGCCCACGTCTCTTATGATGAAACCTCTTGTTGTTGCGGAGACTACTGCGGAGCTTCTCGTCAGTGTTCGTCTGCACGCTGTGCAGAGGCTATTGCTCCATATCAAAAGTATTTAGACGAATAA
- a CDS encoding arginine--tRNA ligase: MFTHLKKDIEIKLSSAPAFQGATLPEVEFSPAPEHTGADLSLNWAMSAAKVLHKNPLEIAKTAATLLQEVNGIDSATAAAPGFINIRLEDKFLTLAALDRRIKEADSPYGSKHKILIEFVSANPTGPLHMASGRGAALGDSLVRIYRALGYSCDSEYYVNDAGNQAQMLAASLKARINGQEPPENGYHGSYLIDMAKVAPKDLKEEDYGRWAMEYLIKTQQDDMNAFRVQFTRWFRESELHQAGAVQKALKSLEDNGYAYKKDDAVWFGSTQDKEAKDDKDRVLVRTDGRPTYFLADIAYHKNKFDRGYDQLIDILGADHHGYVPRMKAAVHALGKEEKSFTPIIHQLVHLLDNGEQVKMSKRAGKFITLRELVDEVGTDACRFFFSSRTPNAQMTFDIQLAKKQSNENPVYYVQYVHARIHSIFAAAAQKGWEPGEIVMPLSAAERTLLLKLIWFKPVLRACLRDMSPHHLPTYLMELAGLFHSFYDNCRVLDENNLPLTRSRLLICQRVAERIRKGLEFLGVSAPEKM; the protein is encoded by the coding sequence ATGTTTACCCATTTGAAAAAAGATATTGAAATCAAACTTTCCAGTGCTCCTGCTTTTCAAGGGGCCACCTTACCTGAAGTTGAATTTTCCCCCGCGCCGGAACATACCGGTGCAGATTTGTCGTTGAACTGGGCTATGTCCGCCGCCAAAGTATTACACAAAAACCCTTTGGAAATTGCCAAAACGGCGGCTACATTACTGCAGGAAGTGAACGGTATTGACAGCGCTACCGCCGCCGCGCCCGGTTTTATCAATATCCGCTTAGAAGATAAATTTTTAACCTTAGCGGCGTTAGACCGCCGCATTAAAGAGGCCGATTCTCCGTACGGCTCCAAGCATAAAATTTTAATTGAGTTTGTCTCTGCTAACCCGACCGGCCCTTTGCATATGGCGTCTGGGCGCGGAGCGGCATTGGGCGACAGTTTGGTGCGCATTTATCGTGCTCTAGGTTATTCGTGCGATAGCGAGTACTATGTTAATGATGCCGGCAACCAAGCTCAAATGCTGGCGGCCTCTCTTAAAGCTCGCATCAACGGGCAAGAACCGCCGGAAAACGGATATCATGGTTCCTATCTGATTGATATGGCCAAAGTGGCTCCGAAAGATTTGAAAGAAGAAGATTATGGACGTTGGGCCATGGAGTATTTAATCAAAACCCAACAAGATGATATGAATGCTTTCCGCGTGCAATTTACGCGCTGGTTCCGCGAGTCCGAATTACATCAGGCCGGAGCCGTACAAAAAGCATTAAAATCATTGGAAGATAACGGTTATGCGTATAAAAAAGACGATGCCGTGTGGTTTGGTTCCACCCAAGATAAAGAAGCCAAAGACGACAAAGACCGCGTCTTGGTACGCACCGATGGACGCCCCACTTATTTTTTGGCAGATATTGCTTATCATAAAAACAAATTTGACCGTGGCTATGACCAACTGATTGATATTTTAGGGGCCGATCATCACGGTTATGTGCCGCGCATGAAAGCCGCCGTGCATGCTTTGGGCAAAGAAGAGAAATCTTTTACCCCCATTATTCACCAGTTAGTGCACTTGTTAGATAACGGTGAACAAGTGAAAATGTCCAAACGGGCCGGTAAATTTATTACCTTGCGGGAATTAGTCGATGAAGTAGGCACCGATGCTTGCCGCTTTTTCTTCTCCAGTCGCACACCCAATGCACAAATGACCTTTGATATTCAACTGGCTAAAAAACAATCCAATGAAAATCCGGTCTACTATGTGCAATATGTGCACGCGCGCATCCATTCCATTTTTGCCGCAGCCGCCCAAAAAGGATGGGAACCGGGCGAAATTGTGATGCCACTTTCCGCAGCAGAACGCACTTTACTACTTAAATTAATATGGTTTAAGCCGGTATTACGGGCCTGTTTGCGAGATATGAGCCCGCATCATTTGCCGACGTATCTGATGGAATTAGCGGGCTTGTTCCACTCGTTCTACGATAATTGCCGCGTGCTCGATGAAAACAATTTACCGCTTACACGCTCCCGCTTGCTGATTTGCCAGCGAGTGGCCGAACGAATCCGGAAAGGATTAGAATTTTTAGGAGTCAGCGCCCCCGAAAAAATGTAA
- the rsfS gene encoding ribosome silencing factor, with translation MKNKDIAILAARYADEKKAENIKVIDLQGLSSLCDYIILATVTSKPHLEAVEEEISTQLKKIGIYKSNRDGADSMMWRVSDYGSFLVHIMTAEARDFYALDKIFSFGKEVNYHKPKTVKKTATTKKTVTKKTSTKKAAVKKATSKTVKKPAKKTTAKKTTKKEKK, from the coding sequence ATGAAGAATAAGGACATTGCTATACTGGCTGCCCGTTATGCCGATGAAAAAAAAGCGGAAAATATCAAAGTCATAGATTTGCAAGGATTATCCTCTTTGTGTGACTATATCATCCTGGCTACCGTGACATCCAAACCTCACTTGGAAGCAGTGGAAGAAGAAATCAGCACTCAACTTAAGAAAATCGGGATTTATAAATCAAACCGAGATGGCGCAGACAGCATGATGTGGCGCGTATCGGACTATGGGTCTTTTTTAGTACATATTATGACGGCAGAAGCGCGCGATTTTTACGCCTTAGATAAAATTTTTAGTTTTGGTAAAGAAGTGAACTATCACAAACCTAAAACCGTTAAAAAAACCGCAACCACTAAAAAAACTGTTACTAAAAAAACCTCTACAAAAAAAGCGGCGGTTAAGAAAGCCACCTCCAAAACCGTCAAAAAACCGGCTAAGAAAACTACGGCTAAAAAAACCACCAAAAAGGAAAAGAAATAA